One window of Triticum dicoccoides isolate Atlit2015 ecotype Zavitan chromosome 5A, WEW_v2.0, whole genome shotgun sequence genomic DNA carries:
- the LOC119302108 gene encoding wall-associated receptor kinase 2-like, with protein sequence MAMFAVLLLLAAPLLPPAAAQRPPGCRRQCGNVTVPYPFGIEARCHRAEGRGFRLECDDTRRPPRLTVAGYGHEVVAISLASAEATVLLNASRACYDRASGSGRVLGRREYPMALNGSAFLFSSMKSKFVAIGCPDLAYFVDDGGYYVTGCMSVCRPSERALPGSCRGDDGCCQSNIPLGLASYRPHLRSFGRRQQQQGGTFLANSTGCAYAFMVDAWWFWYAGSHFNRTGDFAVPVVLDWAIRGAGAGASCAALRENATAYACRSAHRVCLDSTNGPGYVCNCSSGYEGNPYVLGGCIDVDECARHDLYPCYGVCTNTPGSYLCTCPKGWSGNSTVQDGCHQQDKFTLALKAVTGVSIGVFMVILACFWAHLSLQKRRMLRAKQRFFEQNGGLLLQQHLGSLASSGVAFKIFSEEEIKKATGNFDEARVLGRGGNGVVYRGVLPGAGGSTTVAIKRSRVADEKQLKEFSKEMLILSQINHRNVVKLLGCCLEVEVPMLVYEYVPNGSLHRYIHGGGGKSEAPLPPGERLRVAAESAHALAYMHSSASPPILHGDVKSANILLDGELTAKVSDFGASRLAPADEAQVATLVQGTCGYLDPEYLLTCQLTCKSDVYSFAVVLLELLTGRKAFCPDGPEEDDTSLAFSFVTAVQGGRHREIMDGNVREELGDEVIDDAAELVIRCLSLTGEERPTMMEVADKIERLRSCACRNATV encoded by the exons ATGGCAATGTTTGCCGTTCTGCTGCTGCTGGCAGCGCCGCTGCTTCCACCGGCAGCAGCGCAGCGGCCGCCGGGGTGCCGGCGGCAGTGCGGCAACGTGACCGTCCCCTACCCCTTCGGAATCGAAGCGCGCTGCCACCGTGCCGAGGGCCGTGGGTTCCGGCTCGAGTGCGACGACACGCGCCGCCCACCGCGCCTGACCGTGGCCGGCTACGGCCACGAGGTGGTTGCCATCTCGCTCGCCTCCGCCGAGGCCACCGTGCTGCTCAACGCCAGCCGCGCCTGCTACGACCGTGCCTCCGGCTCCGGCCGCGTTCTTGGCCGGCGGGAGTACCCCATGGCCCTCAACGGCAGCGCCTTCCTCTTCTCCTCCATGAAGAGCAAGTTCGTGGCCATCGGCTGCCCCGACCTGGCCTACTTCGTGGACGACGGGGGGTACTACGTGACCGGGTGCATGTCGGTGTGCCGGCCGTCGGAGCGCGCGCTGCCCGGGTCGTGCCGGGGCGACGACGGCTGCTGCCAGAGCAACATCCCGCTGGGGCTGGCCTCCTACCGCCCGCACCTCCGCAGCTTCGGCCGGCGCCAGCAGCAGCAGGGAGGGACGTTCCTGGCCAACTCCACGGGCTGCGCCTACGCGTTCATGGTGGACGCCTGGTGGTTCTGGTACGCCGGCTCCCACTTCAACAGGACGGGCGACTTCGCCGTGCCCGTCGTGCTGGACTGGGCCATCAGAGGCGCCGGCGCCGGGGCCTCCTGCGCCGCCTTGCGGGAGAACGCCACCGCCTACGCGTGCCGGAGCGCGCACAGAGTGTGCCTGGACTCGACCAACGGCCCGGGCTACGTCTGCAACTGCAGCAGCGGCTACGAGGGGAACCCCTATGTCCTCGGCGGCTGCATCG ATGTGGACGAATGCGCGCGACATGATCTGTACCCGTGCTACGGCGTGTGTACCAACACGCCAGGCAGCTACCTCTGCACATGCcccaaggggtggagtggaaactctACCGTGCAGGATGGTTGCCACCAGCAAGACAAATTCACATTAGCGTTGAAGGCTGTCACAG GTGTAAGCATAGGAGTGTTCATGGTGATCCTGGCGTGCTTCTGGGCACACCTGAGTCTTCAGAAGAGGAGGATGCTGAGAGCAAAGCAGAGGTTCTTCGAGCAGAACGGTGGCCTCCTCCTGCAGCAGCACCTGGGTTCGCTGGCCAGCTCCGGCGTGGCGTTCAAGATCTTTTCCGAGGAGGAGATCAAAAAGGCCACCGGCAACTTCGACGAGGCGCGGGTCCTCGGCCGAGGAGGCAACGGTGTGGTCTACAGGGGCGTCCTCCCCGGCGCCGGCGGCTCCACCACCGTTGCCATCAAGAGGTCCAGGGTGGCCGATGAGAAGCAGCTCAAGGAGTTCTCCAAGGAGATGCTGATCCTCTCGCAGATCAACCACAGGAACGTGGTGAAGCTGCTGGGATGCTGCCTCGAGGTCGAGGTGCCCATGCTCGTCTACGAGTACGTCCCCAACGGCAGCCTCCACCGCTAcatccacggcggcggcggcaagagcGAGGCGCCCTTGCCGCCCGGGGAGCGCCTTCGCGTCGCCGCCGAGTCGGCGCACGCGCTCGCGTACATGCACTCGTCCGCCTCGCCCCCGATCCTGCACGGCGACGTCAAGTCCGCAAACATCCTGCTCGACGGCGAGCTCACCGCCAAGGTCTCCGACTTCGGCGCGTCAAGGCTCGCGCCCGCCGACGAGGCCCAGGTGGCGACGCTTGTCCAGGGAACCTGCGGGTACCTCGACCCGGAGTATTTGCTCACGTGCCAGCTCACCTGCAAGAGCGACGTGTACAGCTTCGCGGTGGTGCTGCTGGAGCTCCTCACCGGGAGGAAGGCGTTCTGCCCGGACGGGCCGGAGGAGGATGACACCAGCCTCGCATTCTCCTTCGTCACGGCTGTCCAAGGGGGAAGGCACCGGGAGATCATGGACGGAAATGTCAGGGAGGAGCTCGGGGACGAGGTGATAGACGACGCCGCGGAGCTGGTTATACGGTGCCTGAGCTTGACCGGTGAGGAGAGGCCGACAATGATGGAGGTTGCCGACAAGATCGAGAGATTGAGAAGCTGCGCATGCAGAAATGCAACCGTATAG